A genomic window from Desulfurellaceae bacterium includes:
- a CDS encoding CBS domain-containing protein, translating into MAADDPTMRYASEGLEEEEHIIEERTAPARRPLDEDALHEPISTLPYVPPLNVTPQTSVAEAVRLMQEQRVGCVLVQEAERLVGIFTERDLLNKVLGNDQDLSQLQIETVMTADPEALPTDAPLAFALNLMGEGGFRRLPLVDEAHRPVGMLSVKHIISYLAEFFPEAVLNLPPRAELLHPGEVDGG; encoded by the coding sequence ATGGCAGCAGATGACCCGACAATGCGATATGCGAGCGAGGGCCTGGAAGAGGAAGAACATATCATTGAGGAGCGGACGGCGCCGGCCCGGCGCCCGCTGGATGAGGACGCGCTGCACGAACCGATCAGCACCCTGCCCTATGTCCCTCCTCTGAATGTCACGCCCCAGACGAGTGTGGCCGAGGCCGTCCGCCTCATGCAGGAACAGCGTGTCGGCTGCGTGCTGGTCCAAGAGGCCGAGCGCCTGGTGGGGATTTTTACGGAGCGCGACCTGCTCAACAAAGTGCTGGGCAATGACCAGGATTTGAGCCAGCTTCAAATCGAGACGGTCATGACCGCCGACCCGGAAGCCCTGCCGACCGATGCCCCGCTGGCCTTTGCCCTGAACCTCATGGGCGAGGGCGGCTTTCGGCGGCTGCCACTCGTCGACGAGGCGCACCGTCCGGTCGGCATGCTGTCGGTCAAGCACATCATTTCCTACCTGGCCGAATTCTTTCCCGAGGCCGTCCTCAACCTGCCCCCCCGGGCCGAGCTGCTGCACCCCGGTGAGGTTGACGGCGGCTGA
- a CDS encoding SDR family oxidoreductase, protein MADRLTGKAAIVVGAGQTPGETIGNGRATAIVYAREGARVLVVDRRLESAQDTCEMIAKDGGQAVAFGADATNSDDCRRMVEQCVQHFGRLDILHNNVGIGDRDSGPTHLEEETWDRIMEVNMKSVFLPCKHSLPVMRQQGSGSIISISSIAAVCSVGMLAYKTSKAGINAMTHQMALGNAKYGIRVNAIMPGLMDTPMAIEGISAARNIGKDALRQERDAQVPLGRKMGTGWDIAHASLFLASDEARFITGVILPVDGGQSARIG, encoded by the coding sequence ATGGCAGACCGACTCACAGGCAAGGCAGCGATTGTTGTTGGGGCAGGCCAGACACCGGGCGAGACGATCGGCAACGGCCGGGCGACCGCAATCGTGTATGCCCGCGAGGGCGCGCGGGTGCTGGTGGTTGACCGACGGCTGGAGTCGGCCCAGGACACCTGCGAAATGATCGCCAAAGACGGCGGCCAGGCCGTGGCCTTTGGGGCTGATGCGACCAACTCGGACGACTGTCGGCGCATGGTCGAGCAGTGTGTCCAACACTTTGGCCGGCTGGATATTCTGCACAACAATGTCGGCATTGGCGACCGTGACTCGGGGCCGACCCACCTGGAAGAGGAGACCTGGGACCGGATCATGGAGGTCAACATGAAGAGCGTCTTCTTGCCCTGCAAGCACAGCCTGCCGGTGATGCGCCAGCAGGGCAGCGGCAGCATCATCAGCATCTCCTCGATCGCGGCGGTGTGCTCGGTCGGCATGTTGGCCTATAAGACCTCCAAGGCCGGCATCAACGCCATGACCCATCAGATGGCGCTCGGCAATGCCAAGTACGGCATTCGGGTCAACGCCATCATGCCCGGTTTGATGGATACCCCGATGGCCATCGAGGGCATTTCGGCCGCGCGCAATATCGGCAAAGACGCCCTGCGCCAGGAACGCGACGCCCAGGTGCCCTTAGGCAGAAAAATGGGCACGGGCTGGGATATTGCCCACGCCTCGCTGTTTCTGGCCTCGGACGAGGCGCGCTTTATTACCGGGGTGATCCTGCCAGTCGACGGTGGCCAGAGCGCCCGGATCGGCTGA
- a CDS encoding enoyl-CoA hydratase/isomerase family protein encodes MEFRYLIVEQADGIGRITLNRPERLNAINVRVGLELLEAFEDCERDADVRVVILTGAGRAFCAGDDLKGMAEPGEPYRVYDDPVKQYVQGEGRWPLVLAKMRALSKPVIGMINGHAHGAGFNLALGCDLRVMADTATLCIPFVKRGIATGTSLLQQFVGIGKAMEWALLAPQLSAQEAERWGLVNRVVPLDQLEDATLEWAREFAQGPTLTYGYTKSAILHGWETTTPDKAYEYQGQALYYARQTEDFEEGRRAFLEKRSPRFTGK; translated from the coding sequence ATGGAGTTCCGTTACCTTATCGTCGAGCAGGCAGACGGCATCGGTCGTATCACCCTCAACCGCCCCGAGCGGCTCAACGCCATCAACGTCCGCGTCGGTCTCGAACTCCTGGAAGCCTTTGAGGACTGCGAGCGGGACGCCGACGTGCGGGTCGTGATTCTGACCGGCGCGGGCCGGGCGTTCTGCGCCGGCGACGATCTCAAGGGTATGGCCGAGCCGGGTGAGCCCTACCGGGTGTACGACGATCCGGTCAAGCAGTACGTCCAGGGCGAGGGCCGCTGGCCCCTGGTCCTGGCCAAGATGCGAGCCCTGTCCAAGCCGGTCATCGGCATGATTAACGGCCACGCCCACGGCGCCGGCTTCAATCTGGCCCTGGGCTGCGATCTGCGGGTGATGGCCGATACGGCCACCCTGTGCATCCCGTTCGTCAAGCGCGGGATCGCCACCGGCACCAGCCTCCTCCAGCAGTTTGTGGGGATTGGCAAGGCCATGGAGTGGGCCTTACTGGCGCCTCAGCTGTCGGCCCAGGAGGCCGAGCGCTGGGGGCTGGTCAATCGGGTCGTTCCCCTCGACCAGCTCGAAGACGCGACCCTGGAGTGGGCACGCGAGTTTGCCCAGGGGCCGACCCTGACCTACGGCTATACCAAGTCGGCCATCCTGCACGGCTGGGAAACGACAACGCCGGACAAGGCCTACGAATATCAGGGCCAGGCCCTGTATTACGCCCGCCAGACCGAGGACTTTGAGGAAGGCCGACGGGCGTTTCTGGAAAAACGTTCGCCCCGCTTCACGGGCAAATAA
- a CDS encoding SDR family oxidoreductase, with the protein MRLEGKVAVITGGASGMGQATVLRFLDEGARVVIADYNADNGEKTLGLARGAGHTDTARFIRTDVAKEADIVAMVELAVSEFGRLDIIFNNAGVGGVVGPVWDIAVEEWDYTFDVLTKGVFLGIKHAARVMKKQGHGGAIINTASTAGLSGGSGPLVYSAAKAAVINLTKSSAVQLAPDRIRVNAICPGAILTGLTDQGDPQQTAQAMDGFQPWPEHGKGADIAGAALFLASQDAAFVTGEALVVDGGLTAIGPDMWRRFSLKQEAQARNSHVNRGSTGEAVTSRRVGDL; encoded by the coding sequence ATGAGACTCGAAGGCAAAGTGGCAGTGATTACCGGCGGGGCGAGCGGAATGGGCCAGGCGACGGTCCTGCGTTTTCTTGACGAAGGGGCGCGCGTCGTGATTGCCGATTACAACGCCGACAACGGCGAGAAAACGCTCGGCCTGGCCCGCGGAGCCGGACATACCGACACGGCGCGGTTTATCCGCACCGATGTGGCCAAAGAGGCCGATATTGTGGCCATGGTCGAGCTGGCGGTGTCGGAGTTCGGCCGGCTCGACATTATTTTCAATAATGCCGGGGTGGGCGGGGTGGTCGGACCGGTCTGGGATATTGCGGTCGAGGAGTGGGACTATACGTTTGACGTGCTCACCAAGGGCGTGTTCCTGGGCATCAAGCACGCCGCCCGGGTCATGAAAAAACAGGGCCACGGCGGGGCGATTATCAATACCGCCTCAACCGCCGGGCTGAGCGGCGGGTCCGGCCCGCTGGTCTATTCGGCGGCCAAGGCGGCGGTGATCAATCTGACAAAATCGTCCGCCGTTCAGCTGGCGCCGGACCGGATTCGGGTCAACGCCATCTGCCCGGGCGCGATTCTGACCGGGCTGACCGACCAGGGCGACCCCCAGCAGACGGCCCAGGCGATGGACGGCTTTCAACCCTGGCCGGAACACGGCAAAGGGGCGGACATCGCCGGCGCGGCCCTGTTTTTGGCCAGCCAGGACGCCGCCTTCGTGACCGGCGAAGCCCTGGTCGTCGACGGTGGGCTGACCGCCATCGGCCCGGATATGTGGCGGCGCTTTTCGCTTAAGCAGGAGGCGCAGGCGCGCAACAGCCATGTCAACCGGGGCAGCACCGGGGAGGCCGTGACCTCACGCCGGGTCGGGGACTTGTGA
- a CDS encoding LLM class flavin-dependent oxidoreductase: MQCGIFYQLPCAPQQSMQTRYRQTLEQIVYADALGFDSVWLAEAHFNPSFSVMPRPLTVAAALAAQTTRIRLGIGVSQLPLHHPLHIAEEAATVDMLSDGRLEFGAGRGTWNQNFETFGVPWEERSQRLEEALDIIERAWTSPRFSYHGDYYDFDAVEVVPKPVQQPCPPIHIAANSPSTAVFTGRRGYRVLMAAPIHPWPDDFLGHLKLYRDTCQEVHGSPTAGGVSALFFVYPGNDRADVRAQVAESLAHHPIGAGLDYAVAEERMAIYGHPDECIAKIRSIQDKIQCDQLLCALNPGGLIPHDTMLVALRRLAEEVLPAIRDL; encoded by the coding sequence ATGCAGTGTGGTATTTTTTATCAGCTCCCGTGCGCGCCCCAGCAGTCAATGCAGACCCGCTATCGCCAGACCCTGGAGCAGATCGTGTACGCCGATGCGCTCGGCTTTGACTCGGTCTGGCTGGCCGAGGCGCACTTCAACCCCAGCTTCTCGGTCATGCCCCGGCCGCTGACCGTGGCCGCCGCCTTGGCCGCGCAGACCACACGCATCCGGCTCGGCATTGGCGTCAGTCAGCTACCGCTCCACCACCCCCTGCACATTGCCGAAGAGGCCGCCACGGTTGATATGCTGAGCGATGGCCGCCTGGAGTTCGGGGCCGGCCGCGGGACCTGGAACCAGAATTTTGAGACCTTTGGCGTGCCCTGGGAGGAGCGCAGCCAGCGCCTTGAAGAAGCGTTGGATATCATTGAGCGGGCCTGGACCAGCCCGCGTTTCTCCTACCACGGCGACTACTACGACTTTGACGCGGTCGAGGTCGTGCCCAAACCTGTCCAGCAGCCCTGCCCTCCGATTCATATAGCCGCCAACAGCCCGAGCACGGCCGTCTTCACCGGCCGCCGTGGCTATCGGGTACTCATGGCCGCCCCCATCCATCCCTGGCCCGACGATTTTCTGGGCCACCTGAAGCTCTACCGTGATACCTGTCAGGAGGTTCACGGCTCGCCGACAGCTGGGGGAGTGTCGGCTCTGTTTTTCGTTTATCCCGGCAACGATAGGGCTGATGTACGCGCCCAGGTGGCCGAAAGCCTGGCCCACCATCCTATCGGCGCCGGTCTCGACTATGCGGTGGCCGAGGAACGCATGGCGATCTACGGTCACCCAGACGAGTGCATTGCCAAGATTCGGAGCATCCAGGACAAGATTCAGTGCGACCAGCTGCTGTGCGCCCTGAATCCGGGCGGCCTGATTCCGCACGACACCATGCTCGTCGCCCTGCGCCGCCTTGCCGAAGAAGTCCTGCCGGCCATCCGCGACCTGTAG